The following coding sequences lie in one Schistocerca cancellata isolate TAMUIC-IGC-003103 unplaced genomic scaffold, iqSchCanc2.1 HiC_scaffold_1169, whole genome shotgun sequence genomic window:
- the LOC126160956 gene encoding uncharacterized protein LOC126160956 — protein sequence MDEIDTELLITLVEVRPVLWDKTLDAYRDRIATKNAWREVCVALKQDFDEMEDKDKNAFGIEVIRRWTNLRDSFVKSNIKIQAAKKSGSAAKKKKKYVYSDQLQFLKKLYDARETEDSFQSERTARLEEDIETQGSVENTENVSGPFDTAPTQQTSKSECHTNRKHRKPDAIEMKILRALEEDKPCSKMSFLLSLKPHLEKFDEQDYLQFQMGVLKVIENIYERRNILTAQPPPFTHYTPPMPYNNRFQAYSYSPMENAAPISSYHTHQIRPPPAAPNPTTFLEQPLQTSQGRSSYQRINKVPPPYPSPSTSSHEGPPSTTQFYNVFAESLSPQSDSTVSPATNSLVSTADIDIDFSTS from the exons atggatgaaattgatactgaacttttgataaccttggtggaagtaagacctgttctgtgggacaaaactctagatgcgtatagagatcgtattgctacaaagaatgcttggcgggaagtttgcgtagcactgaagcaagattttgatgagatggaagacaaagataaaaatgcgtttg gtatagaagtaatacggaggtggaccaatctacgagactcctttgtgaagtcaaacataaaaattcaagctgcgaaaaaaagtggctcagcagcaaagaaaaagaaaaagtatgtatattctgatcagctgcagtttctaaaaaagctgtatgatgctcgagagacggaggacagttttcaatcggaacgcaccgccagactggaagaagatatagaaacgcagggctccgtcgaaaatactgagaatgtttctgggccatttgatacagcacccacacaacaaacatccaaaagcgagtgccatacaaacagaaaacatagaaaacctgatgcaatcgaaatgaaaatattacgagctctggaagaagacaaaccttgcagcaaaatgtcatttttacttagtctgaagcctcatctggaaaaatttgatgaacaggattatcttcagtttcagatgggagtcctcaaagttatagaaaatatatatgaaaggagaaatatattgacagctcaacctcctccatttacccattacacacctcccatgccctataataatagatttcaagcttattcttattcacctatggaaaatgctgctccaatatcctcttaccatacgcatcagattcgtcctcctccagctgcaccaaacccaactacttttctcgaacaaccattacagacttctcaaggtcgcagttcttatcaacgaattaataaagtgccaccaccatacccttcgccttccacaagtagccatgaaggcccaccatcaacaacgcagttctacaacgtttttgcagagagcctgtcgccacaaagtgacagtacagtcagtcctgctacaaactctttggtttcaactgctgatattgatattgacttttctacttcataa